The Anomaloglossus baeobatrachus isolate aAnoBae1 chromosome 5, aAnoBae1.hap1, whole genome shotgun sequence genome includes the window ctggcaaagcattaagaaggaggaaacccagcgtttggtgatgtccatgggttccagacttaaggcagtgattgcctccaaaggattcgcaacaaaatattgaaaataaaaatattttgtttgggtttggtttatttgtccaattacttttgacctcctaaaatgtggagtgtttgtaaagaaatgtgtacaattcctacaatttctatcagatatttttgttcaaaccttcaaattaaatgttacaatctgcacttgaattctgttgtagaggtttcatttcaaatccaatgtggtggcatgcagagcccaactcgcgaaaattgtgtcactgtccaaatatttctggacctaactatgtaTTTATGTAGCTTATTGTAAGATCCATAGTGTATAGCTTATACTTTTTTGGCAATAGTAGTGTTCCTTTTTTTGTATGAGAAACCTTGTTATTTTTCACTATTTAGTCCATCTGACGAATaatgatttatatttttaaaaggtgctataataatagtaaaaaataataatatttttatatgaGATGTTATTTCATTGAATTTATTTGTGCAGCTTTTTGcacatttttgtttttgctttatAGACTTTTACTGTAGTTGCAGATACTATTCTTGTATACTCTtatatgggtttttttttgcattatcaTACAATATATCTCGGTGTATGACATCCTGACCCAATGTCTCTGCTTATTTCTTACACTCATCATGCAATTTACATTATAATAAACCCTTTCCTGCCATATTTTTTCTGCTGTAGGAGGAGACTGCGACAGTCTTATGAACATCTATGGGCCTTTACCTGTACCCTTGGCCCGTAAGTACATTGCGGAAACGGTTGTAGCTGTGGAATACCTGCATAGCTATGGCGTGGTGCACAGAGACCTGAAGCCTAGCAAGTAAGTGAACCCTATAGTATAAAAAAGGTGAAGAAAGTTAGAAATTGTCTTAAAGTCTAAGGCTTATTACTTGGGGCTGACACCATCTTTTTTTTACAGCCTCCTGGTAACATCAACTGGTCATATTAAAGTTACCGATTTTGGGCTTTCAAAACTCTGCCTCATGAGACCAACATCAAAGATCTACAAGTCTCCGATTGAGGACATCACCAGAGAGTTCCATGATAATGAGGTAGGCAGGAGATGGAGCTCGTTCTTCACTGATCTCATCTATTTCTCCTTCTTTGATATTTTCTCATCTAAAAAATATTTGCACTCATGTTATTTGTCACTAATATTTTCACTGACCATCATCTGATTCATCTGTTGGTTTCCAGATTCATGGCTCCCCTGATTACATAGCCCCAGAAGTCATCTTACAGGAAGGCTATGGAAGACCTGTTGACTGGTGGTCAATTGGAATCATCTTATATAAATTTCTTAAAGGACGTGTACCATTTCGTGGTCACTCCCGACATGAGACATTTTGCATGATTGTCATGGGTAAGTGAATAATCTGAATACTGTGTGATTTCATTGTTATTTGATAAGATTGGTTCTCTGGTTTAATAGTTCTTTTGTTAATGGAATAAATTGTTGCCTTAATAAAGTAAATGAAGAGATTTAATATTCTGTTATATTTGATTTTTATATTACAGATGACATACCTTGGAAATTTAATAATTCATCTCTTCTACCTGATGCTCAGGACATCATCACTGAGCTGCTAAGGAAAAATCCTGCACATAGACTTGGGACAGGTAATGTATAATAGTATTAATAATGAAgtattactagggatgagcgaacccgaactgtaatgcTTGGTGTTTATACCGAACACCACGTGTCCGATGCTAAACACTGAGCACAGACTCAGTGACTCGGCCGGTATGAGGGCTGAATCATGGGCCGTGGCGCCACTTTGCATAGCTGTCCAAAAATAAATGCTTAGGATTCCCAGGTtagacactgagcagcatgggtgaCCAACTTCAATTGTAAAAGGCTGGGACTGGCAATAGCAAATCAAGCTGGTGTACATGTGGCTTGATTCATCCCCTTGAAAACGAGCAAAGCAGTATGAACTTCAATAAGTCAACTTCTTGCTCTGTGGGGGACATcgggcaatcttggctgtgtgggacaACTGTTTGTAGAGGCTTTGTTGAAGGCTACGTTTTAAACTTACATTCTGTGGTTAAACTTtagcaatcttggctgtgtggtgcAACTGATTAAATAGGCTTTGTAGTGGCCTCAATTTGAAATTTACACTCATTGGTTACAttggcaatcttgactgtgtggtgaactgggaatactggcTATATAGGAGAAATTGGTTAGACTTACTGATCTGTGGGGGAAGTCTGGCAGTCttaactgtgtgggtgaactgtggATGCActgggaatatttttttttaaattgttggtctgGAGAATCTCCAAAATCCATCTCTGTGGGGTTACTGAACATTTGGGTTTcatcatttacttgctatgtaaccataattacTGGGTGACATAAGCCCTTTTAAACAATTTACCTATCCAAATTTGTTTGCAGTGCAGTTggcatgctcttacccccattCAGGTTTAAgcctcctagcccttactacagCCCGAACGTGGGCTCCCCATTGAGTTGTATCGGGTTCGTTGTTAGGTATCACGTTCACTCGCCGATCCCAATTTTTTTTCCTCCCGTGTTGGTTCACCGAACATGAAtatccacaggttcgctcatcttatTACACCTATGTGTCCAAATCTTCATGAGGATCAGCACTGAGGTTCTGTACTCTACCTGTCTGTCCTTTCCCCATTCTTCATGATATGACTTTCAGTATATGTCCTTGACTTTATGAAGCCGTCTCTCTGACAATTTTTGTATCACTCATTATTGTCTTTCTTTTCCAGGAGGAGCAAGAGAGATCAAGAGTCATCCATTCCTGTCTAACATAGACTTTAATAATCTTCTAAGTAAGGAGCCGCAGTTCGTTCCTGATTTTGAGTCAGAAGAGGACACCGGCTACTTTGACAGTAAGTAGAATTAGACGTCATCTGCAGAAAGCTGCTGTTTGTCTGGTCTTTCATTTTATGTGACAATCAGTCCTCATCATTATTAGTGATAAAATGCTGACTGTCCGTGACTGGGTCTTATACTAATAATCTCTAATAACACTTGTACTTACAGCTCGATGCAGCAGATACCAACATAATGATTCAGATGAGGAGGACCAAAGTGAGGACAATGACTGGCCAGAAAGCCAAAACTTTGTGTCATCTTCTGTAAGGCTTTCTAAAGTAAGTGTGTGATCGGTAAGCTCCATAAAACCTATAATTAAAATTGAGAAAATActaatgttttatttttctctctgTTTTAGCTCTGTTCCAATAATACCACAATGATGAACAATGAAGAAGCCGAGTCACCTCCAGGGTACTCCCCAGAAAGTGCAGAACACTCAGACATGTGAGtagattattattcttattattatgggGTTCACATCTGATATATGTTCAGAACACTAAATGCAAGAGGAGTGTAACTCAATACTAAATCCAGCATccatcacccatcactgctgatcgCTGTGGTTCTGGCTTATGATAACGCTGCTGATAAAAGTTTATTATTCAGACCAGCCATTTATTTCCAGTTCATTACAAGCCAATAGTGATTCTCCATTCTTGCTGGTAGAAAGGGGTCCTGAGTATGGCATACCCTCCATATTATCCTAATGTCCTAACGGGCCTTGCAGACAGGTATTCTTCCCTTTTGTATTATTTTCACTTGTAATTTATACGCTTTTTTTCTACCAAACAGGCAGAAAGAATCTTCTTCTAAATCTGATAGTGAGAATCAGTATTCTACTGCTAAAGGcagcaaatcacccccattttCTGGTATGTATTGGTCTATATAGGCAATCCTATTATAGGCTGCCATGAAAAAGTGTAATGTGAATGGCACAAACTCTCAGAAAACTGCTACATTTTAATACCTATAAAACAATGAACAGTCCAGCACTTCATTGTGTAAAAATCCTCACTCTTTATATTATGCATTAAAGTTATAAGGAGccatttatttttctgtcaactggTCCTGAATACTGCACCCATGGCTCCACATGGGCCTATACTGATCCTCTTTATGTCCTTACTGAGGACTGGTATTACACAAAGTGGGACCGTGGGCAAAAATTAAAAGTGGGGCCCCAACTACCAATGTATTGCACCATCTCACACAAACAATTAAGTTATATTTACAGAATCCGATGTTAGACCTTTAAACGAGCGCGATCGACTATAGTAATGTCATCCAGTGCTTGTGTATAAGCCTCCTCACACAGGCTGACAAAGAACGATGGGGTTAGACTCATCACTAATAGATCTTTATGTGCCCATGCAGATCATGTTATCGGCAGCATATCGCCTGTTTACACTGGACAATGTGCTGCCTAGAACAAtggtcctgattcattaagacCGGGGCTATGCATGCCTGTCTTAATAAATGAAGCCACTGCAGTAACATTCACCCAATTCATGTTTGTTAGAAAGCGCACACCGCATAATGAATTAAGAGTCTTTCAATCCCGTGCGTCTCCAGCACAAATGTACATAAACACacatcacacacgtacatacacagaGAACATACacattatatctaatatataaagctgaatgtgtgtatgtgtgtatgtccgggattggcatctgcaccgttgcagctacagccccaAAATTTTGCacgctcacacttctggaccccgagagcgtcataggctatattttgaggggaaattttaaccgcgcgctttacagttattcaccaaaaaacctgcctccattaaagcgaatggagctgggagccacagtgcagccagaacttcagaagaatgcgcagctaagcccttaaatggaatgttggcgtgtcacaatgcagccagggaaagagatagacagggaaagaggcagacacagacagggtaagaaacagacatagacagggtaagaaacagacatagacaggttaagagacagacacaaagagacagacacagacaaagagacagactgacagggaaagcgacagacagggaaagagagggaaagagacagacagggtaagagacagataaagacaggtaaagagacagacaaagagacagacacagggaaagagacagacagggaaagagagggaaagagacagacagggaaagtgacagatagacagacagggaaagagatagatagacagacagggaaagagattgagacagacggagaaagagacagagacagtcagagacagacagggaaagacagacagacaaagagatagacagagagatacatacagagggggagacagacagagaatgggagagaaacaaaaagacagttacaatcccgggaatgttaatacattctattttgttaacaacaattattaacccgggcgaagccgggtagtacagctagtagaaaatatatatatatatatatatatatatatatatatatatatacatatatatatatatatatatatatatatatatatatgaatatatacatacacacgaaCATAATATATATGTGTCTCATTGCCCCATAAACTCCAAATTTTACGATAAAAtcccccattgccccataatgATCCAATTTGCTTCATAAAGTCCCTTGTAAAGTAACACTAATCCTCCCCCACCACAGCTCCTCACCTCAAATTATTCTACATAGCATCTTCGGCTCCTATTGGAGCGCTTATCGGTCCTGCCACATCCTATTCATTTCTATAACCTCAACACCGCCGGTAGTGTCACTGTTACTGCAAGTTGGGCTGAGGAGCTCTCCTGCCTCAGTCTTGGCACCAGTGGCAGTGTGATGACGGATCCTGTATGTCAGTGCATGTTGGGCTGAGGAGCTCTCCTGCTTCAGTCAAGGCGCCaaactgaaagacgcaaatacatttgaatattaGAGGAAGGGTCTCCAGGTCTTGTGCACCACACAGGTCTACTTCATGTATCATCAAGTTAATAAGGGGACATAGTTACTTGGTGAGACACCACACGGCAGAAAACCTACAGGTTCATATTAATCAATTTATAAAACAATCTAATTCTCAGGCCCTCAGGTGATGTTATGTACATATATAAGTATTCTCTTTATTATGGTGCATTAATTACCAGGGCTACAGGGTACAAGAATAACATAACTCTATATAAATATAGCTAATATTTTAGGCGATTATAATCTAcatctttttcttgtttttttatatTAGAATTTCCATTTCAAGAGCTAAGAAAATCAGTAATAAATCTGAGAAAACAACAAAATACAGAGAACGTAGAAGATGGGGAAAGGAGAAGAGGTAAGTTTGACCATAAGCTCCTTTTTGTATGATGTCAGTCAGTCAGAAGTATTCATATGGAGAAGATGACATTGGTCAGTGGTGGGATTGTCACAGGTATAATGACTGACAATGATCCTATACTTCTTTGTGGATAAGATCTATCGTCCTGCGACAGTAACACCATAGTAGTATCCTCTAATATGTAGTCCCATTATTTACATTAGTTTTGTCTTCTCTCTTAGGTTCTATCTTCCGCCGGATGATCTCATCCTGCCGGCGTAAATTATCTAGGGCAGCTCACACCATCCGAGAAAGCGGCATATTTGCCCTCTGTCAAAAAGGATCTATAGACATCTCGAGGGCAGAAAACCTTCAGGTCTAGAGCTCTGAAGAGAGTGCAGCACATCCACCATCAAAGCTGCACCTGTGTGGAAGGAGTTGTACCATCTACCTGTGGCCTTCTGACGAGCAAGaaacatctgcagaagaagaaggcCCCTCTAAGAACATCTATTCATCCTTCCATGCAATTCTtaattaatatataaaaaaaaatcaaattgatCAATGTTCCCTGGCATTTATTGGTATGCTACTGATTATTATGGAATGTCAGTGCTATACGTCATGTATGTCTGATGGAAGGGGTTACAAACAGGAGAAAGTCGGTTCCATGTCTACCATTGATCCTCTAAACCTCGGAGGAGTGGAGGAGAGGACCAGTGATTCTGTTACATCTAAGAATGACAGTTAATCTAAGGAGAAGCAGGTTCTGATCCATACATTTTTCAGACATTTGGACCTTTTTATTTTAAGTTGGCTCTACCTAGGTTTTAAGGACAGGAACCAGATGGATGTGGTGCAGTAAAATCTGGGGGTCCCAGCAACCCCGTCTCCACTGTTCACATTAAAAAGACACAGTGTATTCCAGGGAAATGTATTCACTTCTGAGAAAACCTTCTTCATCAGAGCTGTGGAGTCCGGAAGTCAAACGTCCAATTATAATAATTACTAATCATAAATTTACTGCAACAAGTAATAGTAAATATTCAGCAATTTATACATGAAAATtatgtatattatttatttttctccacttaaataaaaaaaattcaacaaACTTTGTTGCTATAATCATACTGGCTTGGAAAATCATGATTCATGATTCAAAGTAACTTTTACCTGAAAAAGTATTccataaaaacaaaacacaaaaaccaTGGCAGAATTTAATATTTTTCCTAATTTcagcacacttggaattttttcctgtttttcagtacattgaATAGTAAAATGTCATTGCCCCTTCAAAAACAAGCCACAATACAGATATGTGGACGAAAAAAGAAGTTATCGACTTTGGAACAAAGGGAGGGAAAAAACGTGAAAATCAAAAATTGGCTCCAGAAGAACaagtttaaagaaaaaaatatcacCAGATTAAAAGTGGTCAGTTTTTGCTCTTCTTTATTTCCACTCCTGTCCAGAGTATACTTATTTTATAAATCATATGGTTTCAGAAATATTGGCCTTTTTTGGCACCAGTTTTTATGATCTTTTCCAAAGTTGTGTGGCCAGAAGATTTTCTGGGAGAAGGCTATTGTTGGGTAGATGCTCTACATTGTTATCCTGTAGGCTATGCTACTTTGGAAAAGACTATAAACAATAGCACTGAAAAAAGGGCCATATGCCTGGAACCATACCCCGAGGGGTCAGTATTGGGACATTTTCTGTCAAGTATAATACTTAACAGTATAATAATTAAGTATAAtatatacaatacaatataataatTATGTATAATACTTTGCTTTGATAACCAGTGCTAGGCTATGACTAGCAAAACAAATAGAATCATTGGAAGCATTAAAAGAGGCATAATTTGTCATTAAATTATTACAGTTTTGGCTCTATACAAATCACAAGTGCACCCACACTCAGTAGGGCTATAATGTAGAAGGAAATAGCTGAACTAGTGCGGCTCCAGAGAAGAGTGACCAAGGTTACTAAGGGAATTGGTGGACTGCAATATCAGGACAGTTTATCAAACTTAAGGTTATTTTGTTTGAAAAAATTAAGGCTTAGAGGTGGATctaattacaatgtacaaatataagaagggacagtacagagatatttctaatgatcttttttacacctaggcctgtgtagcgcccctgaacacatcagggtgctacaaggttctgcatccccaccaggatgcagggcatacccccttagggacccagaaccccagtgccggtaacaccaaaaacccaggtaatcccagttttccccaacaatcccccatacaatggtacttagctagagtgggaccatggatggccaccttgaggtggagccaatccagcccactagttgaccaggtgggaggggcagactgtggagagtagtcgggacacAGGAGGACAGTAGTCAGAGCAGAGAAGGAAGTCTGCAGTGAAAGAGAGCAGACACAGTCAGTAGACAAGTGTTGACAGTGGAAGTGTAAAGGTGTGACTTAGcaatgtcctgactcgggttgacggtgacctggtacccaggagaggtggttgccggtggagtactcccggaactacgcaccgacggggtacaggaccctaggacaggaaagagcttaaagccgacctgttaacacctgcacagcaacagcgaccatcaaggaccttgctgaccctaaagaatctgaagactcagtagcaaagagagaactggggacagaaccagagactccaactccacagggttcacgctaccgtcaggtggacagaggtggacaaaccacaaaccggggacccccagtgttccataccactgtgacccacttaccagagacaggtgaatGGGGAAGAAGGTatgagagaaccagactggcacagggacgaagggaacctggaggcgaaaTCAGCTTGCCTTGGCCAACCGGTTAACAGCGtgagaaaagtgagtaaaccagttgcactgaatacctgtctggactccttcttccgacatcCACCGCACCTGCtgtggcaataccctacttgcagagggactaccatactagctgctcataccatcagccccactagagacactctgcagcggcggcctcgtgatcccaacgtattgttacccctctataaatcacttgtaaggccacttctggaatatgggatccagtttttggttccacaatttaaaaaaggacattcagaagttagagtcagttcaaaggtgggcaactagactactacaaggaatggaaggcctcccatatgatgacagattgaaaaagttagatatgtttagcttagaaaaaagacgtctcagagcagatctcatttatatgtataaaatacatgtgtggtcaatataaaggactggcacatgacttatttcttccaaagacaatactaaggaccagggggcactcactgagagtggaagaaaagcggttccgacagctaaataggaaagggttctttacagttagagcagtcagactgtggaatgccgaccacaagaggtagtaatggcagatactataacagtttttaaaaaagggctggatgatttcctcagtacacacaacattgttggttataaatgacttagtgatcaaatgtagaactggtaacggaaggttgaactagatggacctaggtcttttttcaacctaagtaactatgtaactatgtaatgattCTGTGATGAGAAATAAATGCAGGAACTAGTCAGATTACCAAATGCAGAGttaggtcatgcgcactacttcagttttaaGCCAGGAggcgtacactcggcttcatagtgctcatgaccgaaactccggggtcatgcacactgagccgaaatccagtgtcgggtggtgatggcagtggagaggtgagtgagatcatcctctgatgctgcgcattcattagcatattagcacacccacatgggcgtactaa containing:
- the LOC142312672 gene encoding microtubule-associated serine/threonine-protein kinase 2-like, with the protein product MDDIPWKFNNSSLLPDAQDIITELLRKNPAHRLGTGGAREIKSHPFLSNIDFNNLLSKEPQFVPDFESEEDTGYFDTRCSRYQHNDSDEEDQSEDNDWPESQNFVSSSVRLSKLCSNNTTMMNNEEAESPPGYSPESAEHSDMQKESSSKSDSENQYSTAKGSKSPPFSEFPFQELRKSVINLRKQQNTENVEDGERRRGSIFRRMISSCRRKLSRAAHTIRESGIFALCQKGSIDISRAENLQV